A stretch of Mus caroli chromosome 5, CAROLI_EIJ_v1.1, whole genome shotgun sequence DNA encodes these proteins:
- the LOC110294882 gene encoding alpha-S2-casein-like A, with protein MKFFIFACLVVVALAKHEMKDKSSSEESPASIYPGKSKLDNSVFFQTTQDSASSSSSEESSEEVSEKIVQSEEQKINLNQQKKFKQFSQESSFSQCCTPLHQQQQQQQSSVNQWPQPNAIHNIPIQESISTSVEEILKKIIDMIKYIQYQQVTTSQLPQALHPQIPVSYWYTSNDYSFPNAHYMRFY; from the exons ATGAAGTTCTTCATTTTTGCCTGCCTGGTGGTTGTTGCTCTGGCAAAGCAT GAAATGAAGGATAAGTCCTCCAGTGAG GAATCACCTGCCAGCATCTACCCAGGA aagtCTAAGCTGGACAATAGCGTGTTCTTCCAAACAACTCAG gaTTCTGCTAGCAGTTCATCCAGTGAG GAATCTTCCGAGGAAGTCAGTGAG AAAATTGTACAGTCTGAAGAACAGAAGATCAACCTAAACCAGCAG AAAAAATTCAAGCAATTTTCCCAGGAGTCTTCCTTTTCCCAATGTTGCACACCTcttcaccagcagcagcagcagcagcagagcagtGTGAACCAGTGGCCCCAGCCTAATGCCATCCATAACATTCCCATCCAG GAATCCATCAGCACCTCTGTGGAG GAAATCCTGAAGAAGATTATTGATATG atcaAGTACATCCAATATCAACAGGTCACCACCTCCCAACTTCCCCAAGCTCTTCATCCTCAGATACCTGTGAGCTACTGGTACACCAGTAACGATTACAGCTTCCCAAATGCTCACTATATG AGATTCTACTAA